The following are from one region of the Streptomyces decoyicus genome:
- a CDS encoding IS481 family transposase has product MSHRNARLTVHGRRLLVDRVRSGRPVAHVAAEMGVSRTTAHKWVRRFVAEGDVGLRDRASCPHSTPHRTSAADEARVCHLRTSRKLGPARIGPILGMPASTVHRVLTRHGLSRLAFIDRPTGQVIRRFERDRPGELVHVDVKKFGRIPDGGGHKVLGRQAGRVTRSSMGFDYVPSAVDDHTRLAYSEVHGDENATTCAAFLDRAAAFFKTAGIDRIERVLTDNAWPYRKSFAWREALARPGATGKLTRAYRPQTNGKVERFHRTLADEWAYTRPYTSNDERTAALPGFLHTYNHHRCHTALAGQPPITRVNNPAGQYT; this is encoded by the coding sequence GTGTCCCACCGTAATGCCCGGCTCACTGTTCACGGCAGGAGGCTGCTGGTCGACCGTGTTCGGTCCGGTCGGCCCGTGGCTCATGTGGCAGCCGAGATGGGAGTCTCACGCACCACAGCTCACAAGTGGGTCCGGCGGTTCGTGGCGGAAGGCGATGTGGGGCTACGCGACCGCGCCAGCTGTCCGCACAGCACCCCGCACCGCACCTCGGCAGCAGACGAGGCACGCGTGTGCCACCTACGCACAAGCCGCAAGCTCGGACCGGCCCGCATCGGGCCGATTCTGGGAATGCCCGCCTCCACCGTGCACCGCGTCCTGACCCGCCACGGTCTGAGCCGCCTGGCCTTCATCGACCGGCCCACCGGGCAGGTCATCCGCCGATTCGAACGTGACCGCCCCGGCGAACTGGTCCACGTCGACGTGAAGAAATTCGGCCGGATCCCCGACGGTGGTGGCCACAAGGTCCTCGGCCGCCAAGCCGGCCGTGTCACCCGCAGCAGCATGGGCTTCGACTACGTCCCCTCCGCCGTCGACGACCACACCCGCCTCGCCTACAGCGAGGTCCATGGCGACGAGAATGCCACCACCTGCGCGGCCTTCCTCGACAGGGCCGCAGCGTTCTTCAAGACCGCGGGCATCGACCGCATCGAACGTGTCCTGACCGATAACGCCTGGCCCTACCGCAAGAGCTTTGCCTGGCGCGAGGCTCTGGCCCGTCCCGGCGCGACAGGCAAGCTCACACGTGCCTACCGGCCACAGACCAATGGCAAGGTCGAACGCTTCCATCGCACCCTGGCCGACGAGTGGGCTTACACCCGGCCCTACACCAGCAACGACGAACGCACAGCAGCCCTGCCAGGCTTTCTTCACACCTACAACCACCACCGCTGCCACACCGCACTCGCAGGCCAGCCACCCATCACCCGCGTGAACAACCCTGCGGGTCAATACACCTAG
- a CDS encoding YqgE/AlgH family protein translates to MTEVSSLTGRLLVATPALADPNFDRAVVLLLDHDEEGSLGVVLNRPTPVGVADILAPWAALAGEPGVVFQGGPVSLDSALGVAVVPGGLSGEGGIPSVDSGALANGGGAETAGVPAADRADVQSGDEPLGWRRVHGAIGLVDLEAPPELLAAVLGSLRIFAGYAGWGPGQLEDELVDGAWYVVESEPGDVSSPDPEQLWRAVLRRQRNELAMVATYPDDPSLN, encoded by the coding sequence ATGACCGAGGTGTCCTCGCTCACAGGGCGGCTTCTTGTCGCGACCCCCGCGCTCGCCGATCCGAATTTCGACCGCGCGGTGGTGCTGCTCCTCGACCACGACGAGGAGGGCTCCCTCGGCGTGGTCCTCAACCGCCCCACGCCGGTCGGCGTCGCCGACATCCTCGCACCCTGGGCCGCGCTGGCCGGTGAGCCCGGGGTGGTCTTCCAGGGCGGCCCGGTGTCGCTGGACTCGGCGCTCGGGGTGGCCGTGGTGCCCGGCGGGCTGTCCGGTGAGGGCGGTATCCCGTCGGTGGACAGTGGCGCCCTGGCCAACGGTGGCGGCGCGGAGACGGCCGGCGTGCCGGCCGCGGACCGGGCGGACGTCCAATCGGGTGACGAGCCGCTGGGCTGGCGCAGAGTGCACGGTGCGATCGGCCTGGTCGATCTGGAGGCCCCGCCGGAACTCCTCGCGGCGGTGCTCGGCAGCCTGCGGATCTTCGCCGGTTATGCGGGCTGGGGGCCGGGCCAGCTGGAGGACGAACTGGTCGACGGTGCCTGGTACGTCGTCGAGTCCGAGCCCGGCGATGTCTCCTCGCCCGACCCGGAACAGCTGTGGCGCGCGGTGCTGCGCCGGCAGCGCAACGAGCTGGCGATGGTGGCCACATATCCGGACGATCCGTCGCTGAACTGA
- the murA gene encoding UDP-N-acetylglucosamine 1-carboxyvinyltransferase — MTVSTDDVLLVHGGTPLEGEIRVRGAKNLVPKAMVAALLGSGPSRLRNVPDIRDVRVVRGLLQLHGVTVRPGDEPGELILDPSHVESANVADIDAHAGSSRIPILFCGPLLHRLGHAFIPGLGGCDIGGRPVDFHFDVLRQFGATIEKRADGQYLEAPQRLRGTKIRLPYPSVGSTEQVLLTAVLAEGVTELSNAAVEPEIEDLICVLQKMGAIISMDTDRTIRITGVDKLDGYTHRALPDRLEAASWASAALATEGNIYVRGAQQRSMMTFLNTFRKVGGAFQIEDEGIRFWHPGGLLNAIALETDVHPGFQTDWQQPLVVALTQASGLSIVHETVYESRLGFTSALNQMGAHIQLYRECLGGSACRFGQRNFLHSAVVSGPTKLQGSDLVIPDLRGGFSYLIAALAAQGTSRVHGIDLINRGYENFMEKLVELGADVELPNGALPN, encoded by the coding sequence ATGACCGTCTCTACTGACGACGTACTGCTTGTCCACGGCGGCACCCCGCTCGAGGGCGAGATCCGGGTTCGCGGTGCGAAGAACCTTGTGCCGAAGGCCATGGTCGCCGCCCTGCTCGGCAGCGGCCCCAGCCGGCTGCGCAATGTGCCCGACATCCGCGACGTACGGGTGGTGCGCGGGCTGCTCCAGCTGCACGGCGTCACGGTGCGCCCGGGTGATGAGCCGGGCGAGCTGATCCTCGACCCGTCGCACGTGGAAAGCGCCAACGTCGCGGACATCGATGCGCACGCGGGCTCCTCACGGATCCCGATCCTCTTCTGCGGCCCGCTGCTGCACCGGCTGGGCCACGCCTTCATCCCGGGCCTGGGCGGCTGCGACATCGGCGGCCGGCCGGTCGACTTCCACTTCGACGTGCTGCGCCAGTTCGGCGCGACGATCGAGAAGCGCGCCGACGGGCAGTACCTGGAGGCCCCGCAGCGACTGCGCGGCACCAAGATCCGGCTGCCGTACCCGTCGGTCGGCTCCACCGAGCAGGTGCTGCTGACCGCCGTCCTGGCCGAGGGCGTCACCGAGCTGTCGAACGCCGCCGTGGAGCCGGAGATCGAGGACCTCATCTGCGTACTGCAGAAGATGGGCGCGATCATCTCCATGGACACCGACCGGACGATCCGGATCACCGGTGTCGACAAGCTCGACGGCTACACCCACCGCGCCCTCCCGGACCGCCTGGAGGCGGCCTCCTGGGCGTCCGCGGCGCTGGCCACCGAGGGCAACATCTACGTCCGCGGCGCACAGCAGCGGTCGATGATGACCTTCCTCAACACCTTCCGCAAGGTCGGCGGCGCCTTCCAGATCGAGGACGAGGGCATCCGCTTCTGGCACCCGGGCGGCCTGCTCAACGCCATCGCCCTGGAGACCGACGTCCACCCCGGCTTCCAGACCGACTGGCAGCAGCCGCTGGTCGTCGCGCTGACCCAGGCGTCGGGCCTGTCGATCGTGCACGAGACGGTCTACGAGTCCCGGCTCGGCTTCACCTCCGCGCTCAACCAGATGGGCGCGCACATCCAGCTCTACCGGGAGTGCCTGGGCGGCTCCGCCTGCCGCTTCGGGCAGCGCAACTTCCTGCACTCCGCGGTCGTCTCCGGGCCCACCAAGCTCCAGGGCTCCGACCTGGTCATCCCCGACCTGCGCGGTGGCTTCTCGTACCTGATCGCGGCGCTGGCGGCGCAGGGGACCTCCCGGGTGCACGGCATCGACCTGATCAACCGCGGCTACGAGAACTTCATGGAGAAGCTCGTCGAGCTGGGCGCCGATGTCGAACTGCCGAACGGCGCACTGCCCAACTGA
- a CDS encoding ABC transporter ATP-binding protein: MTVPVQLKGLRRKFGATTALDGLDLDIAPGELVALLGPSGCGKTTALRIVAGFETADSGELTMDGQDVTHVPAHRRDIGMVFQSYSLFPNMTAAQNVGYGLRVRKSSTAERTARAAELLELVGLPGREDHYPHQLSGGQQQRVALARALAVRPRVLLLDEPLSALDAKVRLSLREEIRRIQLELGITTVFVTHDQEEALSMADRVAVMQGGRLEQCAAPAELYERPATPFVAEFVGTMNRLPGTVRDGGVVELFGRRLPIHGAAPGTEGRTVDVLLRPEGLAIRTDAGAEGMSATVRVATFLGATTRLHLTTETGVQLKADVPSWEAGGLTPGARCTVTPHEKPVLVAEG; this comes from the coding sequence ATGACCGTACCCGTACAACTCAAGGGGCTGCGCCGGAAATTCGGCGCGACCACCGCGCTGGACGGCCTCGACCTGGACATCGCGCCCGGCGAGCTGGTCGCCCTGCTCGGCCCGTCCGGCTGCGGCAAGACGACCGCGCTGCGCATCGTCGCGGGCTTCGAGACCGCCGACAGCGGCGAGCTCACCATGGACGGCCAGGACGTCACCCACGTCCCCGCGCACCGCCGCGACATCGGCATGGTCTTCCAGTCCTACAGCCTCTTCCCCAACATGACGGCCGCCCAGAACGTCGGCTACGGCCTGCGGGTCCGCAAGTCCTCCACCGCAGAACGCACCGCCCGCGCCGCGGAGTTGCTGGAACTGGTCGGCCTGCCCGGCCGCGAGGACCACTATCCGCACCAGCTCTCCGGCGGCCAGCAGCAGCGCGTCGCCCTGGCCCGCGCGCTCGCCGTCCGGCCGCGCGTGCTCCTCCTCGACGAACCGCTGTCCGCGCTCGACGCCAAGGTGCGGCTCAGCCTCCGCGAGGAGATCCGCCGCATCCAGCTCGAACTCGGCATCACCACCGTCTTCGTCACCCATGACCAGGAAGAGGCGCTGTCCATGGCGGACCGCGTCGCCGTGATGCAGGGCGGACGGCTCGAACAGTGCGCCGCACCCGCCGAGTTGTACGAGCGCCCGGCGACACCGTTCGTCGCGGAGTTCGTCGGCACCATGAACCGCCTGCCCGGGACGGTCCGGGACGGCGGGGTGGTGGAACTGTTCGGCCGCCGCCTGCCCATCCACGGGGCGGCGCCGGGCACCGAGGGCCGTACGGTCGACGTACTGCTACGGCCGGAAGGCCTCGCCATCCGTACGGACGCGGGCGCGGAGGGGATGTCCGCGACCGTACGGGTGGCGACCTTCCTGGGCGCCACCACCCGTCTGCACCTGACCACCGAGACCGGCGTCCAGCTCAAGGCCGATGTCCCCAGCTGGGAGGCGGGCGGCCTGACACCGGGCGCCCGGTGCACGGTCACCCCGCACGAGAAGCCGGTGCTGGTGGCGGAGGGCTGA
- a CDS encoding ABC transporter permease gives MAGMTTAAQPPVAPPSDRAPGQRPAPPARGRRPYGRLVVLLVAFLYFAIPVAASLWFTVDDPVKGFSLDVYTGHLVSGDMLGSLLLSVELGLATVALGLLLVVPAMVVVHLRLPRLRPLVEILCMTPLVVPPIALVAGVNTVLSWAPGLARTPFYQTLMVIQNEHFPLVLVLLYTVMSLPFLYRSLDAGLRAVDLKTLVEASRSLGAGRLMTLGRVVVPNLRPAVVSGAVLSLAMVLGEYTVASVLGYRPFAVWMVEVGIEEAELAGAAAMLSLFLTWGLLLLLTLLAGGRTRRTRRQRKTS, from the coding sequence ATGGCTGGGATGACCACCGCCGCGCAGCCACCCGTGGCACCGCCCTCGGACCGCGCCCCCGGGCAGCGCCCCGCACCCCCCGCCCGCGGCCGCCGCCCCTACGGACGCCTCGTCGTCCTCCTCGTGGCGTTCCTCTACTTCGCGATCCCCGTCGCCGCGTCCCTCTGGTTCACCGTCGACGACCCCGTAAAGGGCTTCTCGCTCGACGTCTACACCGGCCATCTGGTCTCCGGAGACATGCTGGGCAGCCTGCTGCTCTCCGTCGAACTGGGCCTGGCCACCGTCGCGCTGGGGCTGCTGCTGGTCGTCCCCGCCATGGTCGTCGTGCATCTGCGGCTGCCCCGGCTGCGCCCGCTCGTCGAGATCCTGTGCATGACGCCGCTGGTCGTCCCGCCGATCGCGCTGGTCGCCGGCGTCAACACGGTGCTGTCCTGGGCACCCGGCCTGGCGCGGACGCCCTTCTACCAGACCCTGATGGTCATCCAGAACGAGCACTTCCCGCTCGTTCTCGTCCTGCTCTACACCGTCATGTCGCTGCCGTTCCTCTACCGCTCGCTGGACGCCGGACTGCGCGCCGTCGACCTCAAGACGCTGGTCGAGGCCTCCCGCAGCCTGGGCGCCGGACGGCTCATGACCCTGGGGCGGGTGGTCGTGCCGAATCTGCGGCCCGCCGTCGTCAGCGGTGCGGTCCTCAGCCTGGCCATGGTGCTCGGCGAATACACCGTGGCCTCCGTGCTCGGCTACCGGCCGTTCGCCGTGTGGATGGTGGAGGTCGGCATCGAGGAGGCCGAACTCGCCGGGGCCGCCGCCATGCTGAGCCTCTTCCTCACCTGGGGCCTGCTGCTTCTGCTCACCCTCCTGGCGGGCGGACGGACCCGTCGTACCCGCCGGCAAAGGAAGACGTCATGA
- a CDS encoding ABC transporter permease, translating into MSDRPTTAAGPPGRPTRRTGRLHWPAVVPFFAFLALCFGLPAGALVYGAFTATDPATGDSHATLDNVRQSLKGIYATGLGGSVQLSLICALLATLFGTLIAQAVVGSRRPALRRAVVAASGVLANFSGAPLAFAFVATLGTTGTLTRLLSLDRTGFSLYTTAGLVLAYLYFMIPLMVVTVLPALDGLRTQWREAAASCGATRGQFWRHIGIPVLLPSLLGGAVLLFGTAFASHATAAVMVGSSVPLITVQISNALAGNVLVGQENLALAMSLNMVVIALLVMAVQIPLQRRSARWLG; encoded by the coding sequence ATGAGTGACCGACCCACGACGGCCGCCGGCCCGCCCGGCCGCCCGACCCGCAGAACCGGCCGCCTCCACTGGCCCGCCGTCGTCCCGTTCTTCGCCTTCCTCGCCCTGTGCTTCGGCCTGCCGGCCGGCGCCCTGGTGTACGGCGCCTTCACCGCCACCGACCCGGCCACCGGCGACAGCCACGCCACCCTCGACAACGTCCGCCAGTCGCTCAAGGGCATCTACGCCACCGGCCTCGGCGGCAGCGTCCAGCTCTCCTTGATCTGCGCCCTGCTGGCGACGCTCTTCGGCACCCTCATCGCCCAGGCCGTCGTCGGCTCCCGGCGCCCCGCCCTGCGGCGCGCCGTGGTCGCCGCCTCCGGCGTGCTCGCCAACTTCTCCGGCGCCCCGCTCGCCTTCGCGTTCGTCGCGACGCTGGGCACCACCGGCACCCTCACCCGGCTGCTGTCCCTGGACCGCACCGGCTTCAGCCTCTACACCACCGCCGGACTGGTGCTGGCCTACCTCTACTTCATGATCCCGCTGATGGTGGTGACCGTGCTGCCCGCGCTCGACGGGCTGCGCACCCAGTGGCGGGAGGCCGCCGCCTCCTGCGGCGCCACCCGCGGCCAGTTCTGGCGGCACATCGGCATCCCCGTGTTGCTGCCCTCACTGCTCGGCGGCGCGGTGCTGCTCTTCGGCACCGCCTTCGCCTCGCACGCCACCGCCGCCGTCATGGTCGGCAGCTCGGTGCCGCTGATCACCGTGCAGATCTCCAACGCACTGGCCGGAAACGTCCTGGTCGGCCAGGAGAACCTGGCCCTCGCCATGAGCCTCAACATGGTCGTCATCGCGCTGCTGGTGATGGCCGTACAGATACCGCTACAGCGCAGGAGTGCCCGATGGCTGGGATGA
- a CDS encoding extracellular solute-binding protein, with the protein MKRPRPAPARRALAVGIAVLVAATAAGGCGYAPAAVTGKAATARSAADLGGMGALVKAAKKEGRLNVYALAPDWANYGEMIKTFERKYGIEVNNENPGGSSQLALGAADKRRGQDRAVDALDLGTAFMRNAQGKRLLAPYKVTGWPGIPRAQKQADGSYLNNYGGYISIGCDAHAVKKCPRTLAELLRPEYRNKVALNGNPAESSSAFSALFAAALANGGSFDDVRPGLEFFKKLKQRGNFVPVESSPATIRKGETPISLDWDYLNLGYRKELTAKGVDWKVTVPSDGQYSQYYNQGINAYAPHPAAARLWLEFLYSPQGQNIWLRGYSRPALLDRMEKDGTADKKAAARLPEVHGTPRFPTPEQEDAAKVAINEGWGKAVG; encoded by the coding sequence GTGAAGCGACCCCGACCGGCCCCCGCGCGCCGGGCGCTCGCCGTCGGCATCGCGGTCCTTGTGGCCGCCACGGCCGCCGGCGGCTGCGGCTATGCCCCGGCCGCTGTCACCGGCAAGGCGGCCACCGCCCGGTCGGCGGCCGACCTCGGCGGCATGGGCGCGCTCGTCAAGGCGGCCAAGAAGGAGGGCCGGCTCAACGTCTATGCGTTGGCCCCCGATTGGGCGAACTACGGCGAGATGATCAAGACCTTCGAGCGGAAGTACGGCATCGAGGTCAACAACGAGAACCCCGGCGGAAGCAGCCAGCTCGCCCTCGGCGCCGCCGACAAGCGCCGCGGCCAGGACCGCGCCGTCGACGCCCTCGACCTGGGCACCGCGTTCATGCGCAACGCCCAGGGCAAGCGGCTGCTCGCGCCGTACAAGGTGACCGGCTGGCCGGGCATCCCCCGCGCGCAGAAACAGGCCGACGGCTCGTACCTCAACAACTACGGCGGCTACATCTCCATCGGCTGCGACGCCCACGCCGTCAAGAAGTGCCCCAGGACCCTCGCCGAACTGCTGCGGCCGGAGTACCGCAACAAGGTCGCGCTCAACGGCAACCCGGCCGAGTCGTCCTCGGCGTTCTCCGCGCTCTTCGCCGCCGCGCTCGCCAACGGCGGCTCCTTCGACGACGTCCGGCCCGGCCTGGAGTTCTTCAAGAAGCTCAAGCAGCGCGGCAACTTCGTGCCGGTCGAGTCCTCGCCGGCCACCATCCGCAAGGGCGAGACCCCGATCTCCCTCGACTGGGACTACCTCAACCTCGGCTACCGCAAGGAACTCACCGCCAAGGGCGTCGACTGGAAGGTCACCGTGCCGTCCGACGGCCAGTACTCCCAGTACTACAACCAGGGCATCAACGCCTACGCCCCGCACCCCGCAGCCGCCCGCCTGTGGCTCGAATTCCTCTACAGCCCCCAGGGCCAGAACATCTGGCTGCGGGGCTACTCCCGGCCCGCCCTCCTCGACCGGATGGAGAAGGACGGCACCGCCGACAAGAAGGCCGCCGCCCGCCTCCCCGAGGTCCACGGCACCCCCCGGTTCCCCACACCGGAACAGGAGGACGCCGCCAAGGTGGCCATCAACGAGGGCTGGGGCAAGGCCGTCGGCTGA
- a CDS encoding GntR family transcriptional regulator, with amino-acid sequence MTRRHQQIAEALRREITDGRLPVGSALPSETELAATHGVSRGTVRQALSALLAEGLIGSRQGARHLVLSTAPSQSFTELRSFAQWAHAGGHTPGGQVLESDRGTADREEAALLQLAPGAEVLRVLRLRTLDGEPVLLERTVYAGWIAEAVEELPAACESVTQALLDSCGLVFAHGEHHLDALAAGTVDARELRVRRGSPLLRVRRTTTTAEGRPVETSDDRYRPGAVVFTVRNSTQANPLARTQAD; translated from the coding sequence TTGACCCGACGCCACCAACAGATCGCCGAGGCCCTGCGCCGGGAGATCACCGACGGGCGGCTCCCGGTGGGCAGCGCACTGCCCTCGGAGACCGAACTCGCCGCCACCCACGGCGTCTCGCGCGGCACGGTCCGCCAGGCGCTGTCCGCGCTGCTCGCCGAAGGCCTGATCGGCTCCCGCCAGGGCGCCCGGCATCTCGTACTGAGCACCGCGCCCAGCCAGAGCTTCACCGAACTGCGCAGCTTCGCCCAGTGGGCGCACGCGGGCGGCCACACCCCCGGCGGCCAGGTCCTGGAGAGCGACCGGGGCACCGCCGACCGGGAGGAGGCCGCGCTGCTGCAACTGGCGCCGGGCGCCGAAGTGCTGCGGGTGCTGCGGCTGCGGACCCTTGACGGCGAGCCGGTGTTGCTGGAGCGCACGGTCTACGCGGGCTGGATCGCCGAGGCCGTCGAGGAGCTGCCGGCCGCCTGCGAATCGGTCACCCAGGCGCTCCTGGACTCGTGCGGCCTGGTTTTCGCCCACGGCGAGCACCACTTGGACGCCCTCGCGGCGGGCACCGTGGACGCCCGGGAGTTGCGGGTGCGACGGGGCAGCCCGTTGCTGCGCGTACGCCGCACCACCACCACCGCGGAGGGCCGACCGGTCGAGACCTCCGACGACCGCTACCGCCCCGGCGCGGTGGTCTTCACCGTCCGCAACTCCACCCAGGCCAACCCGCTGGCCCGCACCCAGGCCGACTGA
- a CDS encoding HAD family hydrolase, whose amino-acid sequence MPVIPPPPARTLPAALLCDMDGTLVDTEHQWLDAVAGFLREQGLAATDEVLADFAGAPVDAAAERLVHTYGVRLGVTRTAARLDEDFTARVASGVTVQPGALRLLDRARALGVPAALVTASERHVADLVLRTLGAHRFALSVTSGEAPRGKPHPDPYLAAAAGLGVAPADCLAVEDTPTGAAAALAAGCRLLAVPSVPGIVPGPRTAVVASLEDVDLADFPFPRPA is encoded by the coding sequence ATGCCCGTGATCCCCCCGCCGCCCGCCCGCACGCTCCCCGCGGCCCTGCTGTGCGACATGGACGGCACTCTCGTCGACACCGAGCACCAATGGCTGGACGCGGTGGCCGGGTTCCTGCGGGAGCAGGGCCTGGCGGCCACGGACGAGGTGCTGGCGGACTTCGCCGGGGCCCCGGTCGACGCCGCCGCCGAGCGCCTGGTGCACACGTACGGGGTGCGCCTCGGTGTCACCCGGACGGCCGCCCGGCTGGACGAGGACTTCACCGCCCGGGTCGCATCCGGCGTCACCGTCCAGCCGGGTGCGCTGCGGCTGCTGGACCGGGCGCGGGCGCTGGGCGTCCCGGCCGCCCTGGTCACCGCCTCCGAGCGGCATGTCGCCGATCTGGTGCTGCGCACGCTCGGCGCGCACCGCTTCGCGCTGTCGGTCACGTCGGGCGAGGCGCCGCGCGGCAAGCCGCACCCGGACCCCTATCTGGCCGCCGCGGCCGGTCTCGGCGTCGCCCCCGCGGACTGCCTGGCCGTCGAGGACACCCCCACGGGCGCCGCGGCGGCGCTGGCCGCGGGCTGCCGGCTGCTGGCCGTACCGAGCGTGCCGGGCATCGTGCCCGGTCCCCGTACGGCCGTGGTGGCCTCTCTGGAGGACGTGGACCTGGCGGACTTCCCGTTCCCCCGGCCCGCCTGA
- a CDS encoding HU family DNA-binding protein, translating to MNRSELVAALADRAEVTRKDADAVLAALAEVVGEVVAKGDEKVTIPGFLTFERTHRAARTARNPQTGDPIQIPAGYSVKVSAGSKLKEAAKGK from the coding sequence ATGAACCGCAGTGAGCTGGTGGCCGCTCTGGCCGATCGCGCCGAGGTGACCCGCAAGGACGCCGACGCCGTTCTGGCCGCCCTCGCCGAGGTGGTCGGCGAGGTCGTCGCCAAGGGCGACGAGAAGGTCACCATCCCCGGCTTCCTGACCTTCGAGCGCACCCACCGTGCCGCTCGCACCGCGCGCAACCCGCAGACCGGCGACCCGATCCAGATCCCGGCCGGCTACAGCGTGAAGGTCTCCGCGGGCTCCAAGCTCAAGGAAGCCGCCAAGGGCAAGTAA
- a CDS encoding NAD-dependent malic enzyme, whose translation MATAPSVSYSMTVRLEVPASGTAVSQLTTAVESHGGSVTGLDVTASGHEKLRIDVTIAATSTAHADEIVEQLRHIEGVSLGKVSDRTFLMHLGGKIEMSSKHPIRNRDDLSMIYTPGVARVCQAIADNPEDARRLTIKRNSVAVVTDGSAVLGLGNIGPKAALPVMEGKAALFKRFAGIDAWPLCLDTQDPDAIVEIVKAIAPGFAGINLEDISAPRCFEIEARLREALDIPVFHDDQHGTAIVVLAALTNALRVVGKKTEDVRVVMSGAGAAGTAILKLLIAAGVRHAVVADIHGVVHAGRTDLVDADPDSPLRWIADNTNPEGVTGTLKEAVVGADVFIGVSAPNVLDGDDVSKMAEGAIVFALANPDPEVDPAVARQTAAVVATGRSDFPNQINNVLVFPGVFRGLLDAHSRTVNTEMMLAAAGALADVVLEDEVNPNYIIPSVFNEKVAGAVAGAVREAAKSGDPAVTAATAV comes from the coding sequence ATGGCAACGGCGCCCAGCGTCTCCTACTCGATGACGGTCCGGCTGGAGGTGCCCGCGAGCGGAACCGCGGTCTCCCAGCTCACCACGGCCGTAGAGTCCCACGGAGGCTCGGTGACCGGCCTCGACGTCACGGCGTCCGGACACGAAAAGCTCCGCATCGACGTCACGATCGCGGCGACCTCCACGGCCCACGCCGACGAGATCGTCGAGCAGCTGCGCCACATCGAGGGCGTCTCGCTCGGCAAGGTCTCCGACCGTACCTTCCTGATGCACCTCGGTGGCAAGATCGAGATGTCGTCGAAGCACCCCATCCGCAACCGTGACGACCTGTCGATGATCTACACCCCGGGCGTCGCCCGCGTGTGCCAGGCCATCGCCGACAACCCCGAGGACGCCCGCCGGCTGACGATCAAGCGCAACAGCGTCGCGGTCGTCACCGACGGCTCCGCCGTCCTCGGCCTCGGCAACATCGGCCCCAAGGCCGCGCTGCCCGTCATGGAGGGCAAGGCGGCCCTCTTCAAGCGCTTCGCCGGCATCGACGCCTGGCCGCTGTGCCTGGACACCCAGGACCCCGACGCGATCGTGGAGATCGTCAAGGCCATCGCCCCCGGCTTCGCGGGCATCAACCTGGAGGACATCTCCGCCCCCCGCTGCTTCGAGATCGAGGCGCGGCTGCGCGAGGCCCTGGACATCCCGGTCTTCCACGACGACCAGCACGGCACCGCCATCGTGGTGCTCGCCGCGCTCACCAACGCGCTGCGCGTCGTCGGCAAGAAGACCGAGGACGTGCGGGTCGTGATGTCCGGCGCCGGTGCGGCCGGTACGGCCATCCTCAAACTGCTGATCGCGGCCGGTGTCCGGCACGCCGTCGTCGCCGACATCCACGGTGTGGTGCACGCCGGCCGTACGGACCTGGTCGACGCCGACCCGGACTCGCCGCTGCGCTGGATCGCCGACAACACCAACCCGGAGGGCGTCACCGGCACCCTCAAGGAGGCCGTGGTCGGCGCGGACGTCTTCATCGGCGTCTCCGCGCCCAACGTCCTGGACGGCGACGACGTCTCGAAGATGGCCGAGGGCGCGATCGTGTTCGCACTCGCCAACCCCGATCCGGAGGTCGACCCGGCCGTCGCCCGGCAGACCGCCGCCGTCGTGGCCACCGGCCGCTCGGACTTCCCGAACCAGATCAACAACGTCCTGGTGTTCCCCGGCGTCTTCCGCGGCCTGCTGGACGCACACTCCCGTACGGTGAATACCGAGATGATGCTGGCCGCGGCCGGCGCCCTCGCGGATGTCGTCCTGGAGGACGAGGTCAACCCGAACTACATCATCCCCAGCGTCTTCAACGAGAAGGTCGCGGGCGCGGTGGCCGGAGCGGTCCGGGAAGCGGCGAAGAGCGGCGACCCGGCTGTGACGGCTGCCACGGCGGTCTGA